One genomic window of Desulfovibrio legallii includes the following:
- a CDS encoding transposase, with product FPAAHWRHIRTNNPLERLNREIRRRTRVVGSFPDGHAALMLVAARLRYMAGQKWGTQRYLCMSREEAE from the coding sequence ATTTCCCGCCGCGCACTGGCGGCATATTCGGACAAATAACCCGCTCGAAAGGCTGAATCGTGAAATTCGGCGGCGAACGCGGGTGGTGGGGAGCTTTCCCGATGGGCACGCGGCCTTAATGCTGGTAGCGGCCCGGCTGCGCTATATGGCGGGCCAGAAATGGGGCACACAGCGGTATCTGTGCATGTCCAGGGAGGAAGCAGAATAG